The following is a genomic window from Alkaliphilus sp. B6464.
GTGCCGAGAAGAAATCTATTCTAATGAGGAAAAAAGCAAAGAAGTACATCAAGAAACTCAAAAATTAAAGGAAAGCTTAGAGCTTCTTTACTCCGAATGGGAAGAGATTATTGATATGTAATTATATTTAAGGACGATTTTTACACAGTAATTTCTACGTGCTAAAAAAATCGTCCTTATTATATGGAATATTTCAGCCACACTGTGCATATATTTTAAATAGAAAAAGTCTGTCCACATTTATCCACAAGTAATCCACAGAATCCACAGAATTATCCACAATATTTTTGTGCATATTAGTATTGTTCATATGTCTTACACATTATCCACATTTTTCGTGCTTTTTATATGTGAATAAAACTCTTCTGCTGCTGCCCCAATTAACTAAAAAAACATCCCTATTTTTAAATTTGGTATAGCATTTAAATCTAAATTTGATCGTAAACCTCTTACATAATCATAGTAGGCAACACAACCTATCATGGCTGCATTATCAGTGCAGAGAGTTAGAGAAGGATATTTTAAGTCTATATTGTTTTTATCACATTCTCTTTGTAAATAGCTTCTTAGTCCACTATTTGCCGCTACTCCGCCTGCAAGCACAACACGATTTACTCCCTTTTCTAATGCACATTTAATAGTTTTCTCTGTTAATATTTCGACTACAGATTTTTGGAAACTGGCAGCAACATCAGCAACTTCTATATCCGATCCCTTCATTTTTTGAGAATTTAAATAGTTCAGTACCGCTGACTTTAATCCACTAAAACTAAAGTCATAGCTTCCTTCTTCTAAATATGCTTTAGGGAATTGAATAGCATCTGAATTTCCTTCCTTAGCAAGCTTGTCTATTTGAGGTCCTCCAGGATAGCCTAGTCCTAAAGCTCGTGCCACTTTATCAAAGGCTTCCCCTGCTGCATCATCCCTAGTCTTACCTAAGACCTCATATTGTCCATAGTCCTTCATATAAACTAAATGAGTATGTCCACCAGAAACAATTAAACAAATGAAAGGCGGCTCAAGTTCTTTATGCTCAATAAAATTAGCATAAACATGACCTTCAATATGATTAACACCATTTAGTGGAATTTCTCTAGCAAAGGCTATAGCTTTAGCTGCAGATAACCCAACTAATAAAGCACCTACCAACCCAGGACCATATGTAACTCCAACATGGGTTATATCACTAAATGAAACCTCAGCTTTTTCCAAGGCTTCACTAATTACTCCATTAATATTTTCAATATGCTTTCTCGATGCAACCTCTGGAACTACACCGCCAAATTTTTTATGTTGCTCAATTTGAGAATTAATAATATTAGATAAAACCTCTCTTCCGTTTTTCAAAACGCTTACAGAGGTTTCGTCGCAGCTTGATTCTATTGCCAACGTAATTATATCTTCTTTAAATTTTATTGACATCTCTTATTCTCCTTTATTTTTTACCTATTGATATTATATCCTAATTATAAAAATTGTTCATTTAAATAATAGTAGTTTTTAGTTTTTTTGCAAATACTATTATAGATCTTCTTTTTAAAATCCTATAAGGAGTGATCTATATGGATAGACATACTCGTTATGATAATGTTAAGAAATCTTTTTCTCAACGTTTAGGAGAGGCTAATGTAATGCCTGATGGTATGTTATCAGCTATAGATGATACAGACCTAGCTATATTAGCTATAGAAAAGGGAGCTCAAGAAGCAGAGGAAACATATGAAAAAGATCGATAGAAGAAATTTCTTCTATCGATTTTTTATTTATACTAAATCCTTCCACATAATAAGAGCATCTTCTCCATTATCCTGATAGTAACCTGGTCTAATACCACAAGGAATAAATCCTAGCTTTTTATAAAGTCCTTGAGCCGTCAAGTTAGAACGTCTTACTTCCAATGTCATTCTATAAATATTAATTTTTTGTCCTTCTAATATTAGGCCCTCTACAATTTTTTTACCTATTCCCTTGCCACGATATTTAGGATGTACAGCTATATTGGTAATATGAGCCTCATCAACAACTAACCACATTCCCCCATAGGCTGCAACATTGCCATCAACTACTACTACACAATATTTAGCTAGCTTATTTTTTTTAAGCTCCGTTACAAAAGCATTTCTCGTCCAAGGGATTGAAAAGGAATTTTCTTCAATATCTAATACAGAATCAATATCCCCCAATTCCATTTGTCTTACAATGATTGACTCCATAAAGAATTATTCCCTGCCTTTCATTCTTTCTTCATATTGAACCTCTGCCGCAGATTTCCTCATGTATATAGGAGTAATATCTGAAACAAGTCCATTTTGAATTTTAACTTTGGCAGCTTCTCCAACAGAAGAAGCAGAAGGTATTAAAAACTTTTTCGGTGGAACACAAAACTGTTCTCGCAATTCATCTTTTAAAGGATCATAAAACTTGTCTAAAGCATCTCCAACAAAGAAAATCCTTTCATTTTCTTCCTTTAGTCTAGTAATTAATTCATCTATATGTAACACCTGCTGCTCCATTACTTCTAACATACGGCCATCTATCCATTGATAAAGCCCTGTATATACTAGATCTCTTTGAGCATCTATAATAGGACAAACTAGTCCCTGAGTATTAAACAAATTGAAAGCTAATGCCTCTAGTGTAGGCACTCCTACTACGATTTTATTCAGTGCTTGAGCCATAGTGGTTATAGTAGCAATACCTATCCTAAGTCCCGTAAATGAGCCTGGTCCTAAGGATACTGCAAATACATCAATATCCTTTGGAGTGAGATCACAGCTATTAATTAACTCCTCTATCATAGGCATAAGCTTCTGAGAATGACTTTTCTTGTGATTTAAGGTATATTCTCCAATTAATTTATCATCGTCTAACAGTGCAACTGTAGCTGTCATTGATGATGTATCTAAGGCTAATAGTTTCATTTAGCTAACAACTCCTTAATCATTTCCTCATAGTAATCATTTGTACTAGTAAAACAGATCTGTCTAGATTCTAAACCCGTTACTTTAATTTCAATCCATAATCGCTTATCTGGAAGAATCTCCTCTATTAAAGAGGCCCATTCTATTACACAAACTCCATTACCATAAAAATATTCTTCATATCCTAAATCTTCCATCTCGCTTACATGGTTAATACGATATACATCGAAATGGTAAAGTGGAATCCGTCCATCATATTCATGAATTAATGTAAAGGTTGGGCTAGTTACATATTCTTCCACACCTAATCCCTTTGCAAAGGCTTGTGTAAAAGTAGTTTTCCCAGCACCTAGGTCTCCAGTCATACAAAGAATATCTCCACCATTAACTAATTGGCCTAATTTTTTAGCAAATACTTCTAATTCTCTTTGGTTTGATATATCAATACATATCATAATTACACCCACTTACTATTATTTTCCTTATATATAGCTTGTACTACTTAGTTTTCCAAGCTTTAATAATTACATTCATAATGATAGTAACTTCATCTACTCTATTTTAGCATAATTTATTTAGTAAAGCATATGTTGTTTACAATTTCCTTTTAGATACCTCTGTAGAAAACCAAACTACACCTACAGTTACAATAGAGGTAAAGCAAAAAAGAGCCTCCAAATTGAGACTCTTCTAATCTTATTTTTACTTAATTATTTTTTAATATAGGAGATATCTTTTTGTAAATTGGTAATGTTACAAAAGCGATAACTGCTCCCTTTAGTATATTAAAAGGTGAAATACCATATAAAATCAATGTGTTTACGTCCACAATCTTGCTATTAACAGCATTACCAATGCCTACTATAGCATCCATTGAGCTAAATGCAGCGTAAAAGGGAAGCGTAATATACTTATTTACTACTGCACCCGCTAAGGTCATCACAAGTGTACCTGCTATTAAACCAATTAAAGCATGGTTACGATCTTTTTTTCTATGATAAATAATTGCAGCTGGTAATATATAAGAAACTCCAACTATAAAGTTTGCAAGTTCTCCTACTCCACCAGTTTGAGTTTTTGTTAAAAGGTGTAGTGTTACCTTTACTAGTTGTACAAGCACCCCAGCCATTGGTCCCATAGCAAAACTTCCTAAAAGTGCAGGTATATCACTAAAATCAAGCTTTAAAAATGGTGGGAACATAGGTAGTGGAAAATCAATTACCATTAAAATATACGATAATACTGATAATACTGATATTTTCACTAAGCTATTTGTTGTGAGCCTTGGTTTACTTACACCAGTTGTTTTTGTTATTTTTTGCATAATCCTTCCTCCTTTATTAATTCATTACTAAATAAATAAGTAGAGGAGAAACCATAAAGAGGGAATAAAATTTGTTCGTTTGCACTCCCAAACTTTATATCGCACTCAATTCTAAGCTTTGCCTAGAATTGAGTGCTCAAAATCAAAAATGCCCTGGAATACTTCCAGGGCATAAGCATACAAAATAACCTCTTTAATTCTTCTCCCATCCAGACTCTACTGTCGGTACTGGAATTTCACCAGTTCAATCGATTTGCATCGACTCACGGACTTTACCGTCGGTCGGGAATTTCACCCTGCCCTGAAGAATTTTTTATTAAATTAATTCTACACTTTTATTATATACATATTCAGTATATAATGCAATACTTCTCTTGATACTTTTGAGCACTTAAAAATTTTAATGCTAGTTTGAAATTTAAGTAGTATAGGAGTTGATTCAATAGAATAGGGCTACTTTTCTAACCTTATTTTTTCTTTATCCTTAATATTCCTATTTCGTCTTCTAATGTAAAATTATGCTTCAAACACAGATAGACTAATATAGATAGTATACAAAGATGTGGTAAAAACAAAGCAACTCTCAACCAACTCCTTGACATTATTTCTGCCAACGATACTCCTATAAGCTTAGGAATAATAAGAACCATAGTTCCTTCTATCAAGCTAGTTATAGTAACACCTATTAAAACTCCTAATAAAGATAAGCAAATAGGCATTCTAATTATTAACCATACTAATATGCACATAGTAATATACTGAAGCAATATATGCAGACCAAACCCTACATTTTTTCGAATATAATAAGCCGCTACTCCTTGAATAATTGCTGCTACAACGATTTTTCTAAATGGGGGACGCATTCCTATTAATATAAGACCTAAAGAAATTACCAATATTGCTTCTGGTATAGAACCAAAAACAACTACATTTATAGGCATTCGATCCATATAACATAACCTCTTTTCCCCCGTGTTCTCTAATAAATCTCTCTAATCTATAATGTTAATATTTTTTATATACAACACTTCCATCTATAATTGTACAAACTACAGAGGATTGTATATCAAAAGGATGACCGTTCCATATAACTATATCTGCATCCTTACCAACCTCAATACTTCCTACCCTATCTTCTATTCCTAATATTTCAGCAGGATAAATAGTAATAGCCTTCAATGCCTCTTCTTCTGGTAATCCTGCCTTTGCAGATAATGCAGCGCATAAAGGCAAATTCTGTACCGGAATTACTGGGTGGTCTGTCATAATAGCAATCTTAACTCCTGCCTCCCATAACATTTTAGGAGTATCAAAGGTTTTATTTATAAGCTCAAATTTAGAACGATCTCCAAAGGTAGGTCCTACCACTGCTGGTAATCCCTCTTTAGCAATATAATCCGCAATTAAATGTCCCTCTGTACAATGCTCTAAAGTTATTTTTACTCCAAATTCTTTAGCAATTCTAATAGAAGTAAATATATCATCTGCTCTATGGGCATGTGCTTTTAACGGAATTTTTCCTTCCAATACATCCATCATGGCTTCCATTTTCATATCTAATGCAGGAGCCTTTGATTTATCATCTTTCGCTTCCTGCTTCTTATTATAATATTCCTTGGCTTTCATTAATGTATCCCTTAATAAAGCAGCTGTTGCCATCCTTGTCATAGGCATACGTTTTTTATCGTTATACACCCTTTTAGGATTTTCTCCAAAAGCCACCTTCATTGCTGAAGGCTCTTGAACAACCATTTCATCTATCCTTTTACCATAGGTCTTAATGGAAGCAAATTGTCCCCCAACAACGTTTGCGCTTCCAGGACCTGTTGATACGGTTGTAATTCCACCTTCATAAGCTTCTTTAAAAGTTCTATCCATTGGATTGATAGCATCAATTGCTCTTAGATGTGGTGTAATAGGATCTGTCATTTCATTGCCATCAGATCCTTCAAAGCCTATAGCATCTTCCCACATTCCTAAATGACAATGGGCATCTATCATACCTGGAAATACAAGCTTACCTTCAGCATCTATAACTTCTGCATCAAAAGGTGCTACAATATCTATACCTATTTCTTTAATCTTACCTTCTTCTAATAAAATTGATCCTTTTTCAATGACTTCACCAGCCATTGTATAGATTTTCGCATTTTTTACTAATATCATATTATTTCCTCCCCACATGTTGTGATCTACTATGCATACAGCATAATACATATATATTTCAACAGGTGTACAGAAAATTCCTGCAATATTTTTAGGGAATAGAAATATTTTTACTGTTTTTTGCCATTCCTATATTAGACCTTTTAAATTTAAAAAAGTTTCTATTTTTTAAATTCTTTAAACCTGCTTAATGCTAAGTGAAATTTTTCCTCTTTCAATATCTAAACCAATAATTTTAACTTTAATCTCATCACCAACAGATACAATATCCATTGCATTTTTTACAAATTTATTACTAAGCTCAGAAACATGTACCAGTCCATCCTGTTTTACACCAATATCAACAAAAGCTCCAAAGTCCACTACATTTCTTACTGTACCTGTCATAATCATATCTAGCTTCAGATCCTCCATCTTTAAAACATCACTTCTAAATATAGGTTTTGGCATCTCTTCCCTAGGATCTCTACCTGGTTTTTTTATCTCCTCTATTATATCGTTTAGGGTAAGTATTCCTATACCTAATTCATCTGCCAGCATTTTTATTTGATTATCTAATCCTTTTGCTGATGCTTTAGCATACTCAGATATTTTCTCCTCTATATTTTTTAGCTTACCTGCTCTTATGTCTTCAGTAGTATACCCAAGCTTTTCTATTAATCCCATAGTTATTTCATAAGACTCTGGATGTACAGCAGTATTGTCTAATGGATTAACTCCATCTGAAATTCTTAAAAAGCCTGCACATTGTTCAAAGGCCTTACCACCTAATCTTGCCACCTTTGTAAGCTCTTTTCTACTTTTAAACTTTCCGTTTTCTTCTCTATATTTTACAATGTTTTTAGCTACGGCAGATGAAATACCAGATACATATTGAAGTAGAGATGGAGTGGCAGTATTTAAATCTACTCCAACACTATTAACGCAATCCTCCACAACATTTTTTAGTGTTTCTCCTAATTTAGTTTGGTTTAAGTCGTGCTGATATTGACCAACCCCAATGCTTTTAGGATCAATCTTAACTAGTTCTGCTAAAGGATCTTGTAATCTACGCCCTATTGAAATAGCTCCTCTAATAGATACATCTATATCTGGATATTCTTCAGTAGCTAGTTTTGATGCTGAATATACAGAAGCTCCTGCTTCACTGACAATTGTATAATATACATCTTCTCTAACGATTTCTTTTATAGTGTCTGCCACAAGTAGCTCCGTCTCTCTAGATGCGGTTCCATTACCAATTGGAATTATATCTATATTGTACTTATCTATTAATTCTTTAATAACTTTTTTAGATTCTTCTATCTTGTTATGAGGTGCATTAGGATAAGTAGTAGTATAATCTAATAACTTGCCAGTCTCATCTAAAATTGCAATTTTACATCCAGTTCTATAACTTGGATCAATAGCCAAAACCCTAACATCTTTAACAGGAGAAATTAATAATAAAGGTTTTGTATTTTTACCAAATACTTTTATAGCTTCCTCCTCTGCTCTTTCTGTTAATAGATTTCTAACTTCTCTTTCTATCGAAGGCGATATTAGTCGTTTATAAGAATCTTCTATAGTCTCTTGTAATACTTCTTTTGTTATTGCTTTGTTATTTGTTATAACCTGCTTTGTTATATATTCTATTATTTCATTCTCCGGACTTAATAACTTTACTTTAAGTTTTTTCTCATTTTCTCCTCTATTTAAAGCTAGCACTCTATGGTTTGCAATTTTATTAACAGCCTCATTAAAGTCATAATACATTTCATAAACAGTTTTTTCTTCCTTATCTACTGCCTCGCTTTTAATTGTACCACTTTTAATATTCATATTTCTTATATTTTCTCTATACTGTGCATTATCGGATATAATTTCGGCTATTATATCTTTTGCTCCGTTTATTGCATCTTCCACAGTACTTACCTCTAACTCCTCATTAATAAAGGGCAGAGCCATATCCTCAATAGTTCCCTGCATAACACTTTGCTCTAATATTAACTCGGCTAATGGCTCTAGACCTTTTTCCTTTGCAATGGTAGCTCTAGTTCTTCTTTTAGCTCTAAATGGTCTATATAGGTCTTCTATTTTCTGAAGCACATCAGCCTCTAATATATCCTTTTTTAATTCTTCCGTTAACTTTCCCTGCTCATTAATCAGTCTTATAACTTCTTCTTTTCTAGCTTCTAAGTTTCTTAAATATATAAGCCTGTCATAAAGATCTCTTAAAACCTCGTCACTTAATCCGCCAGTCATTTCTTTTCTATATCTAGCAATAAAAGGAATAGTGTTTCCCTCATCTATTAATTGAATAGTGCTGCTTACCTGACTTTCTTTTATTCCGAACTCTTTAATCAGTTGTTTTATAATATCCATAAAATTCTCCTCTCTGATTTTTTATAGGGCTATTATATCATAATGATACTTAATTTTATAAAAAGTTTCAAGAATTCGTCTGATGCTAGTGAATATACTGGCCCATAAGACTATTAAAAAACATCCTAGTCTTTAGAATGTTTTTTACACTCTACTAAGACTAGGATGCTTCATTATTGTTATTTTAACCCTTTTGCCATCTATCATCGTTATTGATTACATAGTCATTAAGCTGGCCCTTTCCGTAGGTCATGCCTGCAACAATAGCTGGTCCATTAGTAGATTTTGTACCTACTTGGGAGGATGTTGCAGATACCTCGTCTTTTTCTCCAAGCTCCTGCCATGCTTCATATAGAGGAGTTATTACTTTAATAGCTTCCTCCAGCTTTCCTTTATCACATTTCGATTCAGCTTCTGTAACTATTTTATTTAAATAAACATAAATACTTCTTAAGTTATTAGCAATTTCGAAATCACCTTGAAGGGTCGCTAAAAGCTCAGCTAAAATTTCTCTAATTTTATTAATAGAAATATTTAGCTTGTCTGGACTTTTAGACTCAATATCTTCAATAGCAGTTTTTATTGTATCTATTAGTCCTTCATATACTAACACAACTAGCTGTGCATCGTTGGCATTAGCTACCCGATTAGCTAAGTATTCTTTTTCTATCATTTTTTCACCTCGATACATGTGTATAATTTTATAGTATTAAAACTATACATAAAACATACATTCATGCGGTTTCTAATTAGTTGCCTAAAAGTTGTAATATAGTTTGCGGTCTCTGGTTTGCCTGAGCAAGCATTGCAGTACCAGCTTGGACTAGAATATTATACTTAGTAAACTCAGACATCTCTAATGCCATATCAGTATCCTCGATACGAGATAGAGCAGCAGTTAAGTTTTCTGCAGCATTGTCTACATTAGCAATAGTATGCTCTAGCCTATTTTGAGTTGCTCCTAGTTTTGAACGGCCTTCTGATACTGTTTGAATAGCCTTATCTATTATTGTAATCGCTTTCGAAGCAGACTCATTATCTTTAATTACATTATCACCAGGAATAAGAGGTCCAGTAGGATTGTCTGGATCAGGTACCTCTGTTTTTAAAACATCAATTTTTAAGTTTCCAGTTGTGATATCCACAAGGTTAAATTTCATAACCTCATTTTCATTGGCGCCGATTTGAAGTTGGATTTCATCAGTAGTGTTACAAATATTTTTACCATTAAATTGAGTAGTCTTTGCTATATTATCTATTTCCTCTAATAATTCCTGTATTTCATTATTAACAGATTCTATATCATCATCTTTATAAACCCCATTTGAGGTTTGTACAGCTAACTCTCTCATACGTTGGAGCATTGCATGAACCTCGTTCATAGCTCCTTCTGCAGTTTGTATTAAAGATATACCATCTAATGCATTTCTTGAAGCTATTTTAAGTCCATTTACTTGGGCTTTCATCTTTTCTGAAATAGCCATTCCTGCCGCATCGTCTGCAGCACGGTTAATTCTTTTACCAGAAGAAAGCCTCTCCAATACTTTTGCAGATGCATTGGAGCTTCTATTCAGCATTCTATGTGAATTAAGTGCAGGTATATTATTGTTTATACGCATTTTGTTTCCCCCTTGAAATTTAAGTTTATATTGTTTTTTTATATTAATTCATTTACAACTACAACTCAATCTAAAATTCATATTTCATTGATGCAAGTATTCGTATAGTAAAAATACTATCTACAATAATTAGCTTTAATAATTGCTTACTAGAATAGTTATCGTCTATTTCTATCAAAATCTTTATAGATTTTACTAGTAATATTTAGTGTATTTTGCAGAACCTTTTTTTTGGTCTATATTTTCTATAAAAATTAGGACTTGAGCCACGATTTCATAAAGCTCTGGCGGTATTTCTGTACCTACTTTAAATTGAAGCAATTCCTTCACCAGCCTTTCATCCTCGTATATAGCAACATCACTTTCTATTCCTTTTTCTACAATTTTATCTGCCACTGTGCCTAGTCCAGAAGCTGTAATAATAGGGACACTATCTTTTTCTAAGTCATATTTAAGGGCTACTGCCTGTCTTACCTTGGCTTTTTTCTCCACCATATCACTCCTATTCTAAATCTTCACATCAAGTAGATTTTTTAGTGTACGATGGCTACCTTCAGTTTCTTTAATCATAGAAGTTATATGATTATCTTCATCTATTCTAAAGGATAAATCCTTTAGATCATAACCTAAGTCTTCTAAATACTTTTCCAGCTCCTTAGAGTAGCTCTCAACAAGACTCTGGTCATCCTTGTTAGCTAATCCCATCTTCATAACTATATTTTTATAATTAACTGCCACATAAATATTTACATTACCCATATTATTTGTATCAAAGTTTAATAGTACAGACATATTCTTCGGATCAATTTTTTTGCTACCCTTTTTATCTCTCATAATATACATCTGAAGATTTTTAAGTTGATCTCCCATCATCAATGGAAGCTGCAAAAGCGTATCCTCTCTGTTTAAATGAAGTTGTAGTTCCAAAGAATCCAGTAATTTTTCAGCACTTTTTTGTAGCGTTGCTCTCTCTCCGCTAGATAAGAAGGATGACTTACTCTCCAACTCTTTAAGCATTCTGGAAAACTCCTCATAAGGCCGTTCACCTATTTGCTTGCCATCTTTAATATCTCTATTTATTTTTATAAGATTTTTTTTAAGTTCTTCAGAAAGCTTAATAACATCATCATTATTATTTTTATCAATTAAGTCCAATATCTCATCCAGCTGCTGGCCTATCTGCCTCTCGTTACTTAAAAAAAATGATAAATTTCGAACTTCTTTTAATGTTAAAGGCATTGCATTTTTCATTAATAAAGAAATTATGCTATCTCGCCTTTCAGGCGAAATCTGTTTTAGAGCATCCACCATATCTTTCATCTTGTCTACTGCCTCAGCCACATGGACAGTATTTTTTAAAGTACTCTCAGTTCCTTCATCCTTTTTGAGTTTATCTCCATTTAAGGAAGTTGCCATATCAGCTAATCTACTTAAGCTTAGCTTTTCTACTGCTGTACCTTCCTCTGTGGCTATTTGGAGTACATCAGATGTTAAATTATCTGAAACCCTATCTAAACTTTTTTTAGTCATATAGATTTCCTGCATATTTATATTATTAAGAGTAATACCATTCTGAAGTAGTGCCTTGGCCATTTCACTTCTATAACCTTCATCCATTATAGGGCCTAATTTATCACCATTAGATCTTAAATAAGTTTGAGCAGCTATATCTAGCTCCCATGTTTCATTATTAGCTAGCCTATCTAATATAGCTATTAGATCAGATTCATCTGTTTTAGATAATATATCTCCTACACCATCTAAATCACTTAAAGTGTTTATCCATTCCTCAACTGTAATATCCCCATCGAGTAGACTCTGAGAAATATTCAAACTCTCTAAAGTAGTCGGTAGACTTAGCTTCATATGTAGAGCTAATGTCTTTATATCTATATTCTCAATTAATTCCAATATCTCAAGTCTATTTAAACCTAAACTAATACCTTCCTCAGCTACTCCCACCATATTAACAAGCTCTGCAACATCTACCTTCTCTACTATCACACCGGAAGCCATTAATAGAGCAGTTTTCTCGTAGTCCAGACTAGAGCCAAGTTCTGCAATTGCGCCCTTTACAGCCATTATTTTCTCTAAATTTTCCTTAGTTAAATCTAATCCTCTAGCTATAACATCCTTTGATAGTTTTACTAATTCTTCTGTAGCTTTTATGCCCAATTCTTCTAATCGGCCTCGAATATCTTCTTCTATTTGACTAAGATCCCTTTCCGTTACAGAACTGACTGCACCACTATATGCTCCATATACTTTACTCGCCAGCTGCCCTAGCTTTTCCTCAGCATGTATAGCACCTCTTACCACTGCATTTTTTAGTTTGTATAAGTTATCTATAGATGTATCTATTTTATTTTTCAAACTATCAATTATAGTTTTATCTTCTATATTTTCGATATTGTTTAGCTTTGAAAATACAGTATTTATCTCTTCTATCTTTTCCTTTGTAGGCTCTAGTCCAGCTTTATCTA
Proteins encoded in this region:
- the tsaD gene encoding tRNA (adenosine(37)-N6)-threonylcarbamoyltransferase complex transferase subunit TsaD, encoding MSIKFKEDIITLAIESSCDETSVSVLKNGREVLSNIINSQIEQHKKFGGVVPEVASRKHIENINGVISEALEKAEVSFSDITHVGVTYGPGLVGALLVGLSAAKAIAFAREIPLNGVNHIEGHVYANFIEHKELEPPFICLIVSGGHTHLVYMKDYGQYEVLGKTRDDAAGEAFDKVARALGLGYPGGPQIDKLAKEGNSDAIQFPKAYLEEGSYDFSFSGLKSAVLNYLNSQKMKGSDIEVADVAASFQKSVVEILTEKTIKCALEKGVNRVVLAGGVAANSGLRSYLQRECDKNNIDLKYPSLTLCTDNAAMIGCVAYYDYVRGLRSNLDLNAIPNLKIGMFF
- the rimI gene encoding ribosomal protein S18-alanine N-acetyltransferase; this translates as MESIIVRQMELGDIDSVLDIEENSFSIPWTRNAFVTELKKNKLAKYCVVVVDGNVAAYGGMWLVVDEAHITNIAVHPKYRGKGIGKKIVEGLILEGQKINIYRMTLEVRRSNLTAQGLYKKLGFIPCGIRPGYYQDNGEDALIMWKDLV
- the tsaB gene encoding tRNA (adenosine(37)-N6)-threonylcarbamoyltransferase complex dimerization subunit type 1 TsaB, which gives rise to MKLLALDTSSMTATVALLDDDKLIGEYTLNHKKSHSQKLMPMIEELINSCDLTPKDIDVFAVSLGPGSFTGLRIGIATITTMAQALNKIVVGVPTLEALAFNLFNTQGLVCPIIDAQRDLVYTGLYQWIDGRMLEVMEQQVLHIDELITRLKEENERIFFVGDALDKFYDPLKDELREQFCVPPKKFLIPSASSVGEAAKVKIQNGLVSDITPIYMRKSAAEVQYEERMKGRE
- the tsaE gene encoding tRNA (adenosine(37)-N6)-threonylcarbamoyltransferase complex ATPase subunit type 1 TsaE, yielding MICIDISNQRELEVFAKKLGQLVNGGDILCMTGDLGAGKTTFTQAFAKGLGVEEYVTSPTFTLIHEYDGRIPLYHFDVYRINHVSEMEDLGYEEYFYGNGVCVIEWASLIEEILPDKRLWIEIKVTGLESRQICFTSTNDYYEEMIKELLAK
- a CDS encoding ECF transporter S component, which produces MQKITKTTGVSKPRLTTNSLVKISVLSVLSYILMVIDFPLPMFPPFLKLDFSDIPALLGSFAMGPMAGVLVQLVKVTLHLLTKTQTGGVGELANFIVGVSYILPAAIIYHRKKDRNHALIGLIAGTLVMTLAGAVVNKYITLPFYAAFSSMDAIVGIGNAVNSKIVDVNTLILYGISPFNILKGAVIAFVTLPIYKKISPILKNN
- a CDS encoding amidohydrolase, whose product is MILVKNAKIYTMAGEVIEKGSILLEEGKIKEIGIDIVAPFDAEVIDAEGKLVFPGMIDAHCHLGMWEDAIGFEGSDGNEMTDPITPHLRAIDAINPMDRTFKEAYEGGITTVSTGPGSANVVGGQFASIKTYGKRIDEMVVQEPSAMKVAFGENPKRVYNDKKRMPMTRMATAALLRDTLMKAKEYYNKKQEAKDDKSKAPALDMKMEAMMDVLEGKIPLKAHAHRADDIFTSIRIAKEFGVKITLEHCTEGHLIADYIAKEGLPAVVGPTFGDRSKFELINKTFDTPKMLWEAGVKIAIMTDHPVIPVQNLPLCAALSAKAGLPEEEALKAITIYPAEILGIEDRVGSIEVGKDADIVIWNGHPFDIQSSVVCTIIDGSVVYKKY
- a CDS encoding Tex family protein, translating into MDIIKQLIKEFGIKESQVSSTIQLIDEGNTIPFIARYRKEMTGGLSDEVLRDLYDRLIYLRNLEARKEEVIRLINEQGKLTEELKKDILEADVLQKIEDLYRPFRAKRRTRATIAKEKGLEPLAELILEQSVMQGTIEDMALPFINEELEVSTVEDAINGAKDIIAEIISDNAQYRENIRNMNIKSGTIKSEAVDKEEKTVYEMYYDFNEAVNKIANHRVLALNRGENEKKLKVKLLSPENEIIEYITKQVITNNKAITKEVLQETIEDSYKRLISPSIEREVRNLLTERAEEEAIKVFGKNTKPLLLISPVKDVRVLAIDPSYRTGCKIAILDETGKLLDYTTTYPNAPHNKIEESKKVIKELIDKYNIDIIPIGNGTASRETELLVADTIKEIVREDVYYTIVSEAGASVYSASKLATEEYPDIDVSIRGAISIGRRLQDPLAELVKIDPKSIGVGQYQHDLNQTKLGETLKNVVEDCVNSVGVDLNTATPSLLQYVSGISSAVAKNIVKYREENGKFKSRKELTKVARLGGKAFEQCAGFLRISDGVNPLDNTAVHPESYEITMGLIEKLGYTTEDIRAGKLKNIEEKISEYAKASAKGLDNQIKMLADELGIGILTLNDIIEEIKKPGRDPREEMPKPIFRSDVLKMEDLKLDMIMTGTVRNVVDFGAFVDIGVKQDGLVHVSELSNKFVKNAMDIVSVGDEIKVKIIGLDIERGKISLSIKQV
- the fliS gene encoding flagellar export chaperone FliS, translated to MIEKEYLANRVANANDAQLVVLVYEGLIDTIKTAIEDIESKSPDKLNISINKIREILAELLATLQGDFEIANNLRSIYVYLNKIVTEAESKCDKGKLEEAIKVITPLYEAWQELGEKDEVSATSSQVGTKSTNGPAIVAGMTYGKGQLNDYVINNDDRWQKG